A portion of the Aythya fuligula isolate bAytFul2 chromosome 10, bAytFul2.pri, whole genome shotgun sequence genome contains these proteins:
- the TKT gene encoding transketolase, whose protein sequence is MEDYHKPDQQTLQALKDTANRLRISSIKATTAAGSGHPTSCCSAAEIMSVLFFHTMKYKVQDPRNASNDRFVLSKGHAAPILYSVWAEAGFLQETDLLNLRKIDSVLEGHPVPRQAFTDVATGSLGQGLGAACGMAYTGKFFDRASYRVYCLLGDGELSEGSVWEAMAFAGFYKLDNLVAIFDVNRLGQSDPAPLQHHVEIYQKRCEAFGWHAIIVDGHSVEELCKAFGQAKHQPTAIIAKTFKGKGISGVEDKESWHGKPLPKNMAEQVILEIDEKIQNKKKLSPALPEEDAPVVNIRNIKMPSPPSYKVGEKWATRKAYGVALAKLGHANDRVIALDGDTKNSTFSELFKKDHPSRYIECYIAEQNMVSIAVGCATRDRTVAFASTFATFFTRAFDQIRMAAISESNINLCGSHCGVSIGEDGPSQMGLEDLSMFRAVPNATVFYPSDAVATEKAVEIAANTKGICFIRTSRPENPVIYNNNEEFHIGQAKVVLKSKDDQVTVIGAGVTLHEALAAAEQLRKEKIFIRVIDPFTIKPLDKKTILENARATKGRIITVEDHYHEGGIGEAVCATVVGEPGITVNRLAVSHVPRSGKSAELLKMFGIDKDAIVQAVKVAVSKSRNAE, encoded by the exons CCACCCTACATCATGTTGCAGTGCGGCAGAGATTAtgtctgtgctgtttttccatACCATGAAGTACAAAGTGCAAGATCCCAGAAATGCCAGCAACGACCGTTTTGTTCTCTCAAAG GGTCATGCAGCACCGATTTTATATTCTGTTTGGGCAGAGGCCGGCTTTCTACAAGAAACAGATTTACTGAACTTGAGGAAAATTGATTCTGTCTTAGAAGGACACCCAGTACCA aGACAAGCATTCACTGATGTGGCTACTGGATCCCTTGGGCAGGGTCTTGGTGCTGCATGTGGAATGGCATACACTGGCAAATTCTTTGACAGAGCCAG ctatCGAGTGTATTGTCTGCTCGGAGACGGAGAGTTATCTGAAGGCTCTGTTTGGGAGGCAATGGCCTTTGCTGGGTTTTACAAGCTTGATAATCTAGTTGCTATATTTGATGTTAACCGTCTTGGACAAAGTGACCCTGCACCTCTGCAGCATCATGTTGAAATCTACCAAAAACGTTGTGAGGCCTTTGG CTGGCATGCTATCATTGTTGATGGACACAGTGTGGAAGAACTTTGCAAAGCCTTTGGGCAGGCCAAACATCAGCCAACAGCTATCATTGCAAAAACTTTTAAAGGCAAAGGCATATCAG GTGTTGAAGATAAGGAAAGCTGGCATGGAAAGCCACTTCCAAAAAACATGGCTGAACAAGTAATTCTGGAAATAGATGAGAAAAtccagaacaagaaaaaacttTCTCCTGCTCTCCCAGAAGAAGATGCACCTGTAGTAAATATTAGAAACATTAAGATGCCATCTCCACCAAGTTATAAAGTGGGAGAAAAG tgGGCTACCCGCAAAGCTTATGGTGTTGCACTTGCAAAACTGGGCCATGCTAATGATCGAGTGATTGCTTTGGATGGAGACACAAAGAACTCTACTTTCTCAGAGCTTTTCAAGAAAGATCATCCCAGTCGCTACATTGAATGCTACATTGCTGAACAGAACATG GTGAGCATTGCAGTTGGTTGTGCCACACGTGACAGAACTGTTGCTTTCGCCAGCACCTTTGCAACCTTCTTCACACGGGCATTTGACCAGATCCGCATGGCTGCCATCTCTGAGAGTAACATCAACCTCTGTGGGTCACACTGCGGTGTTTCTATTG GTGAGGATGGGCCCTCTCAGATGGGACTGGAGGATCTGTCCATGTTCCGAGCTGTTCCCAATGCTACTGTCTTTTACCCTAGTGATGCTGTAGCCACTGAAAAAGCAGTGGAAATAGCTGCCAACACCAAG GGCATTTGCTTCATAAGAACTAGTCGTCCTGAAAATCCTGTCATTTACAACAACAATGAGGAGTTCCATATTGGACAGGCAAAG GTGGTCCTGAAGAGCAAGGATGACCAAGTGACTGTGATAGGAGCAGGAGTCACGCTGCATGaggctctggctgcagctgagcagctgagaaaag aaaaaatctTCATCCGGGTGATTGACCCCTTCACTATAAAGCCCCTGGATAAGAAGACAATACTTGAAAATGCAAGAGCAACCAAAGGCAGAATCATCACTGTTGAGGACCATTACCATGAAG GTGGCATTGGAGAAGCGGTGTGCGCTACAGTAGTGGGTGAGCCCGGTATCACAGTGAACCGCCTGGCTGTATCTCACGTACCACGAAGCGGGAAGTCAGCTGAGCTCCTGAAGATGTTTGGCATTGACAAAGATGCCATTGTGCAAGCTGTTAAGGTGGCAGTGTCCAAATCAAGAAATGCGGAGTAG